GCTAAAAAGTCTGGCACGGACCCAGTTAATGAATTGTTGGATAAATCCCTGAACATAAGCCAAAAAAGTACTAAGAAACTTCATTTGCATGTACTTATTGAAATGTATAGAACAGGATAAGATAGATAATGAACATCGTGCTAATGATAAAGAAGTATGCTGCTTTTTTGGGGCTTAGTGTTGTCCATTCTTTTTCTGTTCAAATTaagtaaaatgaaagaaaaactgCTAATGCATACAGGGATACAACTGCTGTCAAATTGGAGATTGATGTAGCTATAAGTCCTTTCAGTCCACTAGAGCTCAGGTTCCTGCACATCAGCAGCTAACTCGATTAGGGTAAAATCTCACCGCTTAAAACTTTCAACATGGAAGGCATCGATTTAGAGacttaaatttcaaaatcttccttTCTTCACATGATGTATTACCAATCTGTACTATAGTTATTGTCAAGTAAACTTATCTTTCGAGACTTGTGCAGTTCCAATGCAGCATTGTGTCACAGAAAATATGTTTTTGTAGACTTACAATGAGATGATTCTTGGAGAACTATCATAGATACAATTCAGACCATTCCATGAGTACTGTGTAGGAACGCATGGATCACCCTGCCAACTTGCTCTCGTCACCCTATATGCTTTCTTGATGTCATACACGGCATTAACTAAACCACCACATAAATAGCTACAATCATAAGGAAATCAAAGattatcaaaacaaaaaaaaaaattaagtggaAGCATAGATAATATACAATCATCAAGAAAAGTTGGTGAATTTGGAAGCTGCGCCACAGTGAAAATCTCAATGGCATTGAGGAGCGGTGGCAAACTAGAGCGGGCCGTCGCACTAATAGTCAAGTCCAAAGACAGTCCAGCCATGGGAAATGAGGCTATGGTCACCGGCTTTAGGTTCTCCAGCATGACGGTTTTCACGGATTGATTTAGTACATTTACCGTGAGTTCTCTGAATTGACCCTTTTGCAATTGCAATTCCACAAAGTGGGAGTATACACACCAAACAATGATGGAGTCCTTTGAGGTCCATGACAGACTCAGAGGATCAGTGACATTTTGTACTTCTGTGGCGGTCATCAAAACTTCGGATGGAACTTTATAGGCGTCATTGCTTGTACTTGTCACGATGGCCGTCGTGTTGCTGACTGACGACCAATTGTTCCAGATGCGATCATATACATCTTGTGGATGCCTATTAATGCCGAAGCCAATCAAATAATCATAGTAGTAAGTGCAACATGATGAACAAACCGACACAAATTGGTTTGGGAATAACAGCACGTTTTCTATTGTTCATGCTGTTGCATAATGCGAAAACACATGTTTAGTAAATGTGTATATACTAACACGTCATTTATAGACTGATGAATGTGGTCGACATCCAAAATTGAAGGGCAATAACAAAGAAAATCACCTGTATGTGTTTTGGCTCCCCAAATTATATCTCAGGTAGGTTACAAGTGCACCGGAATTGATCTGGTAAGTCGAGTTATCTAGCAACCGCAACTCAAGAGTTGATATGAATGGAACTCCCGAGCCGGTATTCACCAAGCAAACTTGTATAT
This region of Eucalyptus grandis isolate ANBG69807.140 chromosome 8, ASM1654582v1, whole genome shotgun sequence genomic DNA includes:
- the LOC120286038 gene encoding probable LRR receptor-like serine/threonine-protein kinase At4g29180 — protein: MGRSALLLLWCVSIASSLAPGLKLLALAQPNPGFISIDCGAPNDYLDNDLDIYYKADAGFVDSGINMQVSTELIYENFQQQSKNLRIFPSGTRNCYTLMPDEGRGNTYLVRASFWYGDYDGKKLFPTFDLFIDVNYWITVKSSSWSYEEIIYTPPRDYIQVCLVNTGSGVPFISTLELRLLDNSTYQINSGALVTYLRYNLGSQNTYRHPQDVYDRIWNNWSSVSNTTAIVTSTSNDAYKVPSEVLMTATEVQNVTDPLSLSWTSKDSIIVWCVYSHFVELQLQKGQFRELTVNVLNQSVKTVMLENLKPVTIASFPMAGLSLDLTISATARSSLPPLLNAIEIFTVAQLPNSPTFLDDFNAVYDIKKAYRVTRASWQGDPCVPTQYSWNGLNCIYDSSPRIISL